One window of the Haloarcula halobia genome contains the following:
- a CDS encoding cysteine hydrolase family protein yields the protein MRFDPDSTALIVVDMQNGFCHPDGSLYAPPSEDAIGPVTDLVERARAADASVVFTRDVHPPEQFDDAHYYDEFERWGEHVLEGSREAQLVDELVPREDELVVEKHTYDAFYRTQLEGWLDTHAIDDLVVCGTLANVCVLHTASSAGLRDFRPVLVEDAVGFIEPDHREYALEHADWLFGEVTERERVAFA from the coding sequence ATGCGCTTCGACCCAGACAGCACCGCGCTCATCGTCGTCGACATGCAGAACGGCTTCTGTCACCCCGACGGTAGCCTCTATGCCCCGCCAAGCGAGGACGCCATCGGGCCCGTCACCGACCTGGTCGAGCGAGCACGGGCGGCCGACGCGTCGGTCGTGTTCACCCGCGACGTCCACCCGCCCGAGCAGTTCGACGACGCCCACTACTACGACGAGTTCGAGCGCTGGGGCGAGCACGTCCTCGAGGGCTCTCGGGAGGCCCAGCTCGTCGACGAGCTCGTCCCGCGCGAGGACGAGCTGGTCGTCGAGAAACACACCTACGACGCCTTCTACCGGACCCAACTGGAGGGGTGGCTCGACACCCACGCTATCGACGACCTGGTCGTCTGCGGGACGCTCGCGAACGTCTGTGTCCTGCACACGGCCTCCAGCGCCGGCCTCCGCGACTTCCGGCCCGTCCTGGTCGAGGACGCCGTCGGCTTCATCGAACCCGACCACCGCGAGTACGCCCTCGAGCACGCCGACTGGCTGTTCGGCGAGGTGACCGAGCGCGAGCGCGTCGCCTTCGCCTGA
- a CDS encoding Hvo_1808 family surface protein, with translation MRRLPLAAALCALALVLAGCQAPGSPSTSDGATQRTATGTPTPETFVLDVETETAATATEAKNGTAPESDDPRPDPETDRLGWEAGYWANESLAVTTDDGLNETERAAVVARTMARVETIRDLEFEESVPVRVVSRAAYRNRSGGSADETLGRFDNAKFEALFLVGEDRDAIAAQDRQFGASVLGYYSPSASAIVLVTETETPRLSERTLAHELVHALQDQHVDLASDARTRDAVQGRNGLLEGDATTVGARYAERCGGPWDCLERPARGGGGARHFGLNVLEYFPYSDGPGLVATLRERGGWAAVNDAYDDVPDSAAEVIDPSKYPAWRAESVDLADRSSGEWTRVRPDGRPDYAVVGPSAITASLAYTLTDDYNESAVVRRADVVNYENGAVDRTDPYNYDLPATRGWRGGRMHVYASGAETAYVWKTVWTTESEARTFAAAWERVVGHWGGEATADGVWVVEEASPFADAVSIRVDGRTVTVVNAPTEDELEEVHDA, from the coding sequence ATGCGCCGCCTGCCTCTCGCCGCCGCCCTCTGTGCGCTCGCGCTCGTACTCGCCGGGTGTCAGGCGCCCGGATCGCCCTCGACCAGCGACGGGGCGACCCAGCGGACCGCGACGGGGACGCCGACGCCGGAGACGTTCGTCCTCGACGTGGAAACCGAGACGGCGGCGACAGCCACCGAAGCGAAGAATGGGACGGCGCCGGAAAGCGACGACCCCCGGCCGGACCCCGAGACGGACCGCCTGGGCTGGGAGGCGGGCTACTGGGCCAACGAGTCGCTGGCGGTGACGACAGACGACGGGCTCAACGAGACGGAACGTGCCGCCGTCGTCGCGCGGACGATGGCGCGCGTCGAGACGATTCGGGACCTCGAGTTCGAGGAGTCGGTCCCGGTGCGGGTCGTCTCGCGCGCCGCGTACCGCAACCGGTCGGGCGGGAGCGCCGACGAGACGCTCGGCCGGTTCGACAACGCGAAGTTCGAGGCGCTGTTCCTCGTCGGCGAGGACCGCGACGCCATCGCCGCCCAGGACCGCCAGTTCGGCGCCAGCGTGCTGGGCTATTACAGCCCGTCGGCGAGCGCCATCGTCCTCGTCACGGAGACGGAGACGCCCCGGCTCAGCGAACGGACGCTCGCCCACGAGCTCGTCCACGCCCTGCAGGACCAGCACGTCGACCTCGCGAGCGACGCGCGGACCCGCGACGCCGTGCAGGGCCGGAACGGCCTCCTCGAGGGCGACGCCACGACGGTCGGCGCGCGCTACGCCGAGCGTTGCGGGGGGCCGTGGGACTGTCTCGAACGGCCCGCGCGTGGCGGCGGTGGCGCCCGGCACTTCGGCCTGAACGTCCTGGAGTACTTCCCGTACAGCGACGGGCCGGGCCTGGTCGCGACGCTCCGCGAGCGCGGCGGGTGGGCGGCGGTGAACGACGCCTACGACGACGTCCCCGACAGCGCTGCCGAGGTCATCGACCCGAGTAAGTATCCGGCGTGGCGGGCCGAGTCGGTCGACCTGGCCGACCGCTCGAGCGGCGAGTGGACGCGGGTCCGGCCCGACGGGCGCCCGGACTACGCCGTCGTCGGTCCCTCGGCCATCACCGCCTCGCTCGCGTACACGCTGACCGACGACTACAACGAGAGCGCCGTCGTCCGGCGCGCCGACGTGGTGAACTACGAGAACGGGGCGGTCGACAGGACGGACCCGTACAACTACGACCTGCCGGCGACGCGGGGGTGGCGCGGGGGTCGCATGCACGTCTACGCCAGCGGCGCCGAGACGGCCTACGTCTGGAAGACGGTCTGGACGACGGAGTCAGAGGCCCGTACGTTCGCCGCCGCCTGGGAACGGGTCGTCGGCCACTGGGGCGGCGAGGCGACGGCCGACGGAGTCTGGGTCGTCGAGGAAGCCAGCCCGTTCGCGGACGCCGTCTCGATTCGCGTCGACGGCCGGACGGTGACCGTCGTGAACGCGCCGACCGAGGACGAACTGGAGGAGGTTCACGATGCGTAG
- a CDS encoding lipoate--protein ligase family protein, translated as MRLLRGRADDHERDYGRTRELVARVDEDREPALRVWTPHRQVAFGRRDRRAEGYDRARAAATERGYAVLEREVGGRAVAYTGTTVALALAEPTADGRDSILARYDRVTDAVRRALRALGVDARDGEPPDAFCPGTHSLQAGGKLVGLAQRVRQSVALTAGVVVVRDHEALAAVLDPVYAALDVPFDPKSVGSVASAGGDDDPETVRRTLEDALVGGATPRTERIRDT; from the coding sequence ATGCGACTCCTCCGGGGCCGGGCCGACGACCACGAGCGCGACTACGGGCGGACGCGCGAGCTGGTCGCCCGCGTCGACGAGGACCGTGAGCCCGCGCTCCGGGTCTGGACCCCCCACCGCCAGGTCGCCTTCGGCCGCCGGGACCGCCGCGCCGAGGGGTACGACCGCGCCCGGGCGGCCGCCACGGAACGGGGCTACGCCGTCCTCGAGCGCGAGGTGGGCGGCCGTGCCGTCGCCTACACCGGCACCACCGTCGCGCTCGCGCTCGCGGAACCGACCGCCGACGGCCGGGACAGCATTCTGGCCCGGTACGACCGCGTGACCGACGCCGTCCGCCGGGCACTCCGGGCCCTCGGCGTCGACGCCCGTGACGGCGAACCGCCCGACGCCTTCTGCCCGGGCACGCACTCGCTCCAGGCCGGCGGCAAGCTCGTCGGCCTCGCCCAGCGGGTCCGCCAGTCCGTCGCGCTCACCGCCGGCGTCGTCGTGGTCCGGGACCACGAGGCACTCGCCGCCGTGCTCGACCCGGTGTACGCGGCGCTCGACGTTCCCTTCGACCCGAAATCTGTGGGCAGCGTCGCCTCCGCCGGCGGCGACGACGACCCCGAGACGGTCCGCCGTACACTTGAGGACGCGCTCGTCGGCGGGGCGACGCCACGCACCGAGCGTATCCGAGACACTTAG